The following are encoded together in the Zingiber officinale cultivar Zhangliang chromosome 8A, Zo_v1.1, whole genome shotgun sequence genome:
- the LOC122008442 gene encoding L-type lectin-domain containing receptor kinase SIT2-like, which yields MGHPGGLLRCSNKRDDTDRRLFLTVVAMSHKHLLCLFLFLSLRRSELAAASSAGREEFAFNGFLAANLTVDGTAAIVSGGLLQLTCNTKQARGHAFIPRPIHFRATSNTTVFSFSTTFVFGTTLEDPNLGGHGLTFLVSRTRDFAGALGSQYFGLFNQSNNGNSSSHVFAIELDTLFNPELGDIDNNHVGIDINSVISNSSSSAGYFSDGTGSFNSMSLIADRAMQVWVEYDGRGTRLNVTMAPTPMSKPSTPLLSTAVDLATVFLDAMYVGFSASTGSFRTSHYILGWSFKLDGAAEALDYSLLPSIPRTRGHGRSRFLEIGLPLISAALVLIAAGAVVFAVRRRNKYAELQEDWEKEFDPHRFSYKDLFHATHGFREKDLLGAGGFGRVYKGLLPKSKLEIAVKRVSHESRQGMKEFIAEVVSMGRLRHRNLVQLLGYCRRKGELLLVYDYMPNGSLDKFLHDKTRPALPWPERFQIIKGVASGLLYLHEDWEQIVVHRDIKASNVLLDGEMNGRLGDFGLARLYDHGTDPLTTHVMGTMGYLAPELARTRKASTTADVFAFGAFLLEVACGRRPVDLAADSEHPVLLDWVSESWQKGLVLTTADPRLGDEFPAEEVELVLKLGLLCSHPLPAARPSMRRVVQYLEGDLTPPELEPTHLSFTGFVPHSRKSSNGHVSSFPSSSPAVTTDSIVSSSL from the coding sequence ATGGGCCACCCTGGAGGGCTGCTAAGGTGCTCCAATAAAAGGGACGACACTGATCGACGCCTGTTTCTTACCGTCGTCGCCATGTCGCACAAGCATTTGCTGTgcctcttcctctttctctccctCCGCCGATCTGAACTTGCAGCCGCGAGCAGTGCTGGCAGGGAAGAGTTCGCTTTCAATGGATTCCTGGCGGCGAATCTCACCGTGGACGGGACTGCGGCCATCGTCTCCGGCGGTTTGCTTCAGTTGACCTGCAACACGAAGCAGGCGAGGGGCCACGCTTTCATTCCTCGGCCAATTCACTTCAGAGCCACCTCCAATACCACAGTCTTCTCCTTCTCCACCACCTTCGTCTTCGGCACCACGCTCGAGGACCCCAACCTCGGCGGCCATGGCCTCACCTTCTTAGTCTCCCGCACCAGGGACTTCGCCGGAGCCCTGGGGAGCCAGTACTTCGGCCTCTTCAACCAGAGCAACAATGGAAATTCCAGCAGCCatgtcttcgccatcgagctcgACACGCTCTTCAACCCTGAACTTGGAGATATCGATAACAACCACGTCGGGATCGACATCAACAGTGTGATATCGAACAGCTCGAGCTCTGCCGGTTATTTCTCCGACGGCACTGGTTCCTTCAACAGCATGAGCCTCATCGCTGACCGGGCCATGCAAGTTTGGGTGGAATATGACGGCCGAGGCACGCGGCTGAACGTCACCATGGCTCCGACTCCGATGTCGAAGCCAAGTACACCTCTCTTGTCGACGGCGGTGGATCTGGCAACGGTGTTCTTGGATGCTATGTACGTCGGGTTCTCCGCCTCCACTGGATCTTTCCGAACGTCGCACTATATTCTCGGCTGGAGTTTCAAACTCGACGGCGCAGCTGAAGCTCTGGACTATTCCCTGCTGCCGTCCATCCCTCGCACCAGAGGCCATGGCCGGTCGAGATTTTTGGAAATCGGACTGCCCTTAATTTCGGCAGCGCTCGTTCTAATAGCCGCCGGCGCCGTCGTGTTCGCCGTGAGGCGAAGGAACAAGTACGCGGAGCTACAGGAGGACTGGGAGAAGGAGTTCGACCCGCATCGGTTTTCCTACAAGGATTTGTTCCATGCCACCCATGGTTTCAGGGAGAAGGATCTGCTTGGCGCTGGCGGATTCGGAAGGGTCTACAAAGGCTTGCTGCCGAAGTCGAAGCTGGAGATCGCCGTCAAAAGAGTGTCCCATGAATCGAGGCAGGGGATGAAGGAATTCATAGCAGAGGTCGTCAGCATGGGCCGCCTCCGCCACCGGAACCTCGTCCAGTTGCTCGGCTACTGCCGGCGCAAGGGGGAGCTGCTCTTGGTCTACGACTACATGCCCAACGGCAGCCTCGACAAGTTCCTTCACGACAAAACCCGGCCTGCTCTCCCATGGCCGGAGCGATTTCAGATAATCAAAGGCGTCGCGTCGGGGCTGCTCTACCTGCACGAGGACTGGGAGCAAATCGTAGTCCACAGAGACATCAAGGCCAGCAACGTGCTGCTCGACGGCGAGATGAACGGAAGATTAGGCGACTTTGGCTTGGCGAGGCTGTACGACCACGGAACCGATCCGCTGACCACTCACGTCATGGGAACGATGGGATACCTCGCGCCGGAGCTCGCTCGAACCCGGAAGGCCTCCACCACGGCCGACGTGTTCGCGTTCGGGGCCTTCCTCTTGGAGGTCGCATGCGGAAGGAGGCCTGTGGATTTAGCGGCCGATTCCGAGCACCCTGTTTTGCTGGACTGGGTGTCGGAGAGTTGGCAAAAGGGACTGGTGCTGACGACGGCAGACCCGAGGTTGGGGGATGAATTTCCGGCGGAGGAGGTGGAGCTGGTGCTGAAGCTCGGACTGCTGTGCTCGCACCCGCTGCCCGCCGCGAGGCCGAGCATGCGCCGAGTTGTGCAGTACCTGGAGGGGGATCTGACGCCGCCggagcttgagccaactcaccTGAGCTTCACCGGCTTCGTGCCACATAGCAGGAAGAGTTCTAACGGGCATGTCTCCTCGTTTCCATCGTCTTCTCCGGCGGTCACTACAGATAGTATCGTGTCTTCCTCTCTATAG